The sequence CACGAATGATGGCCGTCTGGCTGTGCACCACCTATCCTGATGTATCAATCCGGAACACTTCCATGGCCTCTTCCCGTCCAACTGGCGTACCCTGGCTCACTCCTTATCTGACTGTGCGTGATGCACGCGTGGCCACTGCCTTTTTCGAGGCGGCGTTCGGCTTTAAGGTGCGCGATAGCGTGCAGGATAACGGTGTCGTGATGCACGTCGAAATGACTTACCAAGACTCGCTGATCGTGATGTTCGCCCCCGAAGGCGCGTTCGGCTCAACGGCACAAACACCCCAAAGCGCAGGCGCAACCGCACCGCAGTCGTTTTATCTGTATGTCGATGATGTTGACGCGGTATATGCGCGCTCGCTAACCGCTGGCGCAAAACCACTGAGTGAGCCTCAGGATCAGTTCTGGGGCGACCGGTTTGCCCAGATAGAAGATCTGGACGGCTATCGCTGGGCGCTCGCTCGCCACATTTCCTGAGCCCATGAGTATTTTTTTAATGCCTCGTTTTTTCGTCGGCATCCCCTTTCAGCCTGGTGACATCGTTCAGTTGCCAGATGACGTGACGCGGCATATCCACGTCCTGCGTTTGCAGGCTGGCGATTCCATCGTGTTGTTCAACGGCGCAGGCGGCGAATATAGCGCTGAGCTGATAGAGGTCGAACGCCGCGCCGCCAGCGTTCATATTCATGAATTCCGCGACATCGACGCCGAAGCACCGTACCGGCTAACACTGGCCCAAGGCATTGCGGGCGGCGACAAGATGGATTGGCTGATCGAAAAATCCGTCGAACTGGGCGCATCAAACTTTGTTCCACTGACCACAACACGAAGTGTCGTGCGTTTGTCTGGGGAACGTGCGCAGCGTCGGCATGCTCACTGGCAAGGCATTGTGCGCGCCTCGTGCGAACAATGCGGCCGCAACCGCTTGCCCGACGTGGCACCAGTCAGAGAAATCGCCACATGGCTAGGTGCGCTGCCCAGAATGCCTGCTGAAGGTGAGTTGCGCCTGCTACTGTCACCACGCGCCAGCATTAGCTTTACCGCGCTGCCATTCACGCCGCCACAAGGGCACATCATCGTACTGGTTGGGCCAGAAGGCGGCTTCTCTGCCGCCGAAGAAGCCGCGGCAACCGACCACGGCTTCACCGCAGTTGGCCTCGGCCCGCGCGTATTACGCACTGAAACAGCCGGTATCGCTGTACTTGCCGCGCTTGCCGCACGCTGGGGTGGCTGGTAGCGCATCGCGCAATAACTACGGCGCACACAAAACAAGTTAGCTGCACAAAACTAAAGGCCTGCCAGATTTAACTGGCAGGCCTTTAGTTTTTCATACCCGGCTGGCACGGCACCCTGGCGCGTTAGCGCCGCGCCGCCCAACGCCGCCATCAGCCAGACATGCAATCACGCAAATGAGTAAAACACCCTGAATGCAATTTTGCGTTCGGCCCAGAATTCAGCGGCTTCACGGAAAACATCGAGCAGGGTTTCGCGGGCTTCCTTATCAAACTTCTGCGCGACCGGCAATGCATCCAGCACGATCACAAACCCCGGCTGAGGGCCTGCCTTCTGCACCAGATCGGTCAAACAGTCGTAAAGCGCGTCGTAATTCTTGCCGAAATGCTTGGGAAACAGAAACGATGTCGCTATTGTTTCCAGCACTTCCACTTTGGTTTGCGCATTGGCGCAATGCGCATAGAGAAAATGCTGGCCCAGCCGATTCGCTTCATCGGCCAAATCCTGCACGCGAAACGCGCGAATCGACTGTACGATGTTTGGTCGTACGGTCCTGAAAAGACTCATAGGCCCCTCGTTCGATGAAAGCACAGTGCCGGCTTCGTTTTGGACTTCCTGAGCGTGACTGGTGCCACGCATTTGCATGACGCGCCGGAACAGATTGCCGTCACCGGCGGCGAAAAAGTCTGCTGCGACTCCGGTGTTGTGCTCGTAGATGTTATCGCTCATACCGTTCATCCCGATGTCATCCAGCAATGTGCCTAAAACTCGCGTAGTGGTCATCCGAGTAATAACAATTGCTGGTTTGCCGTAACGAACCACCGCAGACGATACGCCTTGCTCCCCGATTACGGGCACGGGGCGTAGGTACGGTGTACTCGTGATAAAAGCCGCGCCGACGCAGTGGTAGTAACCGTTCCCGGTTACCGAATACGATGCCGTCCTTCTCATACGGATAAGGCCCGCCCGCTTCAATCAGGCTCAATGTCTTGATTGCTTCGCGCGGCAGTTGCGCTGTGGTAACCGTATCCTGAAGCTGGCCTACAGTGCCCGTATCCCGGGCAAACCCAACCGTGACGTGACTTGCACCGAAACTAGCAATGGCAAAAGCAACCATCAATACGCCATTGCGTAACCCGTTGCGTGTCATGGATCAGCATTCCCACTATCAGACCACGAGTTTGACGACACAGAAAGACGTAAGGGTATCGCTAATGGCCCAGGGAATCAATGTCGGCTTGCCGACAAAAGGCTTTCCCGGCAAGGGATAGCGCAGCAGCAGCAAATCTTGACAATCTTTGCACAGATTTATTGATCTGGATCAAGATAAAATAATCCCGGCGAAGAAGATTCAGGCATGGCAGCAAATACTCCTACCGTCCCCCAGCGCTTTCATCCTGAAAAACCGCCATTCAGCCTTTAGGGTGGCGCTCCCCTGCTCACCCTAAGCGCACCCGGCTCCGGGTGCGCTTTTTTTTCGCCGTCGCTGATTTTTGCCAGCGCTATGCGTTCAAGCAGTGCCTAGCGCGAAGCAATCACATCCGCCACCAGCAGCGCGGTCATATTGACAATCCGGCGCACGGTCGCCGAAGCGGTCAGCACGTGCACGGGCCTGGCGGCCCCCAGCAACATCGGACCAATCGCAATGTTGTTGCCAGCGGCGGTTTTGAGCAGGTTGTAGGAGATATTCGCAGCGTCGATGTTCGGCAGTACGAGCAAATTGGCATCTCCTTCCAGCGTCGATTCAGGCAGTATCTCGCGGCGCAGGTTCGCATCGAGTGCAACATCGCCATGCATCTCGCCATCAACCTGTAAATCGGGAGCCTTTTCTTTCAGAATGGCCAACACATCGCGCATCTTTTGTGCGGACGGTGCATGGCTGGTACCAAAATTCGAATGCGACACTAGCGCGATCTTCGGTTCAATGCCAAAGCGACGCACTTCTTCTGCCGCCATGATCGTGATTTCGGCCAGTTCGGCTGGCGTCGGATCCACGTTCACGTGCGTGTCGACCAGAAAAATCTGCCGCCCCGGCAGCACCAGCGCGTTCATCGCCGCATAAACACTGCAGCCTTCGCGCTTGCCAATCACCTGGTCGATAAAGTGCAGATGACGGTGCGTCGTGCTAATCGTGCCGCAGATCATCCCGTCGGCTTCGCCCTTTCTAACCAGCATCGAGCCAATCAGCGTCGTGCGGCGGCGCATTTCCAGTCGCGCCATTTGCTCGCTGATGCCCTTGCGCGACATCAATTTGTAATAGCTCTGCCAGAAATCACGGTAACGCTCGTCCCGATCGGGATTGACCACGCTGTAATCCTGGCCCGCCACCAAGCGCAAGCCATAACGGGCAATGCGCTCCTCAATAACGGCGGGGCGTCCAATCAAGATCGGCTTGGCCAGCTTTTCATCCACCACAATCTGCACCGCACGCAACACCCGCTCTTCTTCGCCCTCGGCAAACACAATGCGCTTTTTGTCCGCTTCCACGCTGCGCGCCAACTGGAAGATCGGCTTCATCGTCGTGCCGCTGTGATACACGAACTGCTGCAAATGCTGTTCGTAGGCTTCCATATCTTCGATCGGGCGAGTGGCCACGCCAGAATCCATGGCTGCCTTCGCCACCGCAGGCGCGATCTTCACGATCAGGCGCGGATCAAACGGCTTCGGAATCAGATACTCCGGGCCAAACGACAAATCCTGAATGCCATACGCCGTAGCCACGATGTCGCTTTGCTCCTGGCGCGCCAGCTCAGCAATGGCGTTGACCGCGGCAATTTCCATTTCGCGTGTCACCGTCGTCGCGCCCGCATCCAGCGCGCCACGGAAAATGAACGGGAAGCACAGCACGTTGTTGACCTGATTCGG is a genomic window of Paraburkholderia bonniea containing:
- a CDS encoding VOC family protein; this translates as MASSRPTGVPWLTPYLTVRDARVATAFFEAAFGFKVRDSVQDNGVVMHVEMTYQDSLIVMFAPEGAFGSTAQTPQSAGATAPQSFYLYVDDVDAVYARSLTAGAKPLSEPQDQFWGDRFAQIEDLDGYRWALARHIS
- a CDS encoding 16S rRNA (uracil(1498)-N(3))-methyltransferase, which gives rise to MPRFFVGIPFQPGDIVQLPDDVTRHIHVLRLQAGDSIVLFNGAGGEYSAELIEVERRAASVHIHEFRDIDAEAPYRLTLAQGIAGGDKMDWLIEKSVELGASNFVPLTTTRSVVRLSGERAQRRHAHWQGIVRASCEQCGRNRLPDVAPVREIATWLGALPRMPAEGELRLLLSPRASISFTALPFTPPQGHIIVLVGPEGGFSAAEEAAATDHGFTAVGLGPRVLRTETAGIAVLAALAARWGGW
- a CDS encoding barstar family protein produces the protein MSDNIYEHNTGVAADFFAAGDGNLFRRVMQMRGTSHAQEVQNEAGTVLSSNEGPMSLFRTVRPNIVQSIRAFRVQDLADEANRLGQHFLYAHCANAQTKVEVLETIATSFLFPKHFGKNYDALYDCLTDLVQKAGPQPGFVIVLDALPVAQKFDKEARETLLDVFREAAEFWAERKIAFRVFYSFA
- a CDS encoding ribonuclease domain-containing protein; amino-acid sequence: MTRNGLRNGVLMVAFAIASFGASHVTVGFARDTGTVGQLQDTVTTAQLPREAIKTLSLIEAGGPYPYEKDGIVFGNRERLLPLRRRGFYHEYTVPTPRARNRGARRIVCGGSLRQTSNCYYSDDHYASFRHIAG
- a CDS encoding NADP-dependent malic enzyme, producing MRPNVYSNPHFQARLMSNSSNSSNTDTKNKLRDAALDYHEFPTPGKIAIAPTKQMINQRDLALAYSPGVAFACEAIVENPLNAARFTARSNLVGVVTNGTAVLGLGNIGPLASKPVMEGKAVLFKKFAGIDVFDIELNESDPHKLVEVIAALEPTFGGINLEDIKAPDCFIVERECRKRMKIPVFHDDQHGTAIVVAAAVTNGLKVVNKDIRQVKLVASGAGAAALACLDLLVDLGLPLENILVTDLAGVVYKGRTELMDPDKERFARETSARTLLEAIDGADIFLGLSAGGVLKQEMVIKMADKPLILALANPTPEILPELALAVRPDAVLATGRTDYPNQVNNVLCFPFIFRGALDAGATTVTREMEIAAVNAIAELARQEQSDIVATAYGIQDLSFGPEYLIPKPFDPRLIVKIAPAVAKAAMDSGVATRPIEDMEAYEQHLQQFVYHSGTTMKPIFQLARSVEADKKRIVFAEGEEERVLRAVQIVVDEKLAKPILIGRPAVIEERIARYGLRLVAGQDYSVVNPDRDERYRDFWQSYYKLMSRKGISEQMARLEMRRRTTLIGSMLVRKGEADGMICGTISTTHRHLHFIDQVIGKREGCSVYAAMNALVLPGRQIFLVDTHVNVDPTPAELAEITIMAAEEVRRFGIEPKIALVSHSNFGTSHAPSAQKMRDVLAILKEKAPDLQVDGEMHGDVALDANLRREILPESTLEGDANLLVLPNIDAANISYNLLKTAAGNNIAIGPMLLGAARPVHVLTASATVRRIVNMTALLVADVIASR